In the Nitrospirales bacterium LBB_01 genome, one interval contains:
- a CDS encoding DUF4445 domain-containing protein — protein sequence MQLQITGESTINVNDEETIYDALKRNGIYLVAPCGGKSTCGKCKVKILDGKADCKSYGRLQQRERLEGVVLSCQSTLKTPLSIEIPKQSRLVLGGKIAVSIFKDTTAYLKSYNVEIDPIVKRSFLQLPPPTISDNLSDLERLKRALSDNGLGQMRFSYELVTGISDTLREANWSITLSYTQHGDFSEALSLFLADECSRRYGLAIDIGTTTVVVYLVDLISGEIIDIGSTYNSQTRYGDDVITRIVFATEGGGLNDLRQAVTEDINTLVESLTDKHHINSCEIDAAVISGNTTMSQIFWGLNPGSIREEPYIPTVNYFPLWRGAVSGLKINPQSPVYTSPCVASYVGGDITTGILASKMHRNSEISLFMDIGTNAEVAIGNNEWIMTAACSAGPCFEGGGIKHGMRATAGAIESIKIDPATLEPIIEVIGGVPPMGICGSGMIDAITEMFKTGIINQKGLFNPKKSERIREGEEGLEYLIHSDAAASRDIVLTKVDIENLIRAKAAIFAGVSLLVNEVGLTLDVIDRVYVAGGFGNSLNVAKTVMLGMIPDLPEEKYTFLGNTSIIGAYLALMSDTLRVELEEICSKMTYVELSVVGGYMDEYMSAMFIPHTDMSKFPTVAAAMLGG from the coding sequence ATGCAGCTTCAGATAACAGGAGAAAGCACTATCAATGTAAACGATGAGGAGACTATATATGATGCGTTAAAGAGAAACGGTATATATCTTGTGGCACCGTGTGGGGGTAAAAGCACCTGCGGTAAGTGCAAAGTTAAGATACTGGATGGTAAAGCGGACTGTAAATCATACGGAAGATTACAGCAGAGGGAAAGACTTGAGGGAGTGGTGCTCTCCTGTCAGAGCACACTGAAAACCCCTCTCTCAATAGAAATTCCAAAGCAGTCACGGCTTGTGTTGGGTGGTAAAATAGCCGTATCAATTTTTAAAGACACAACGGCGTATTTAAAATCATACAACGTGGAGATTGACCCAATTGTAAAGCGCTCATTTTTACAGCTCCCGCCGCCAACCATATCTGATAACTTAAGCGACCTTGAGAGACTCAAACGAGCGTTAAGCGATAATGGTTTAGGACAGATGAGGTTTTCATACGAACTCGTAACCGGTATCTCTGACACTCTAAGGGAGGCAAACTGGTCTATTACACTCTCATACACCCAGCATGGTGATTTCAGCGAGGCACTGTCTTTGTTTTTAGCCGATGAGTGCTCAAGGCGCTATGGGCTTGCCATAGACATCGGAACCACAACGGTTGTGGTCTATCTGGTTGACCTTATAAGCGGAGAAATTATAGATATTGGTTCCACGTATAATTCACAAACCCGCTATGGCGATGACGTTATAACCAGAATCGTGTTTGCTACCGAGGGAGGCGGTCTGAATGACTTAAGACAGGCCGTAACGGAGGACATCAACACACTTGTAGAGTCCCTTACGGACAAACACCATATAAACAGTTGTGAGATAGATGCTGCCGTAATTTCCGGTAACACCACGATGTCTCAGATATTTTGGGGACTCAATCCGGGTTCAATTCGTGAGGAGCCTTATATTCCCACTGTTAATTACTTTCCCCTGTGGAGAGGCGCCGTGTCAGGATTAAAGATAAACCCTCAGTCGCCTGTTTATACGTCGCCATGTGTGGCAAGCTACGTAGGAGGCGATATAACCACCGGAATTCTTGCATCCAAAATGCACAGAAACTCTGAGATTTCCCTGTTTATGGACATAGGTACAAACGCTGAGGTCGCAATTGGTAACAACGAATGGATTATGACAGCCGCCTGTTCGGCAGGCCCGTGTTTTGAAGGCGGAGGTATTAAACACGGCATGAGGGCAACTGCCGGAGCAATTGAATCTATAAAGATTGATCCAGCCACACTGGAGCCGATTATTGAAGTAATCGGAGGCGTACCGCCTATGGGAATATGCGGCTCTGGGATGATTGACGCAATTACCGAGATGTTCAAAACCGGCATAATCAATCAAAAGGGATTGTTTAATCCAAAGAAATCAGAGCGTATCAGAGAAGGCGAGGAGGGTCTTGAGTACCTTATACACTCAGACGCTGCCGCTTCTCGTGACATAGTGCTTACCAAAGTGGATATTGAAAATCTGATACGGGCAAAGGCCGCTATTTTTGCCGGAGTATCGTTGCTTGTCAATGAGGTCGGCTTAACCCTTGACGTAATTGACAGGGTGTATGTGGCAGGAGGGTTTGGAAATTCTCTAAATGTAGCTAAAACCGTCATGTTGGGAATGATACCGGATTTGCCGGAGGAAAAATACACATTTTTAGGAAACACCTCTATCATAGGCGCATATCTTGCGCTGATGAGTGACACGCTCCGAGTGGAGCTTGAGGAAATATGTTCTAAGATGACCTATGTGGAGCTTTCAGTAGTTGGCGGCTATATGGATGAGTACATGTCTGCTATGTTTATTCCTCACACGGATATGTCTAAGTTTCCAACAGTGGCTGCCGCTATGCTGGGGGGTTAA
- the mutL gene encoding DNA mismatch repair endonuclease MutL: MSVIELLNETVIDKIAAGEVIERPSSVVKELLENAIDAGGEEIRVDILNGGKRLIRVSDDGIGMDRDDALTSLKRHATSKIRSEGDLLNLKTLGFRGEALSSIASVSRMIITTALRGAEVGTYVEIYGGEVKSVKEKASVGTTIEVRELFYNTPARKKFLKSTQSELYHIMDVVTQAALSYPERKFILYVDEKKVLEVSTSSGIRERIMQLYGMEFLDGLIEFKQNSYDADVSGFVSKEGNYARSRSHQYIFVNGRPIRDNYIRHAVYQPYKSILPEGMHPHCFLYMGVKPERVDYNVHPQKFEVRFSERETIYKAVLSAVYKAVIGKDMETDTNPSSSKGYEDYKRQRESAAASGTQGYYSGYNEKFGGGDKPKTSASDDSAYSDDARQPNTLQAVESTGLPIAFEAGRRFLYLGDVFVAYVDGGGLCVADHHACHERVLYEKLRDGVGLIRQGILFPVQVQVAAREYVLLSNSLPALREMAIDIEAFGSDTFIIRALPDGLKGADIAAILTDIASNLVDFSSAGSPVAEIKEKIAKRIACHSSVRGKVVLNDSEMFNMLKDLDNCGDPNHCPHGRPTRVYLTLDKLKKLFKRT, translated from the coding sequence ATGTCTGTAATAGAGCTGCTTAACGAGACAGTAATAGATAAAATTGCCGCAGGCGAGGTCATAGAAAGGCCGTCATCTGTAGTAAAGGAACTTCTGGAAAATGCGATAGATGCCGGTGGAGAGGAAATCAGGGTGGATATACTAAACGGCGGTAAGCGTCTGATTCGGGTTTCAGACGATGGCATAGGGATGGATAGGGACGATGCTCTGACCTCTCTTAAACGCCACGCTACAAGTAAGATTCGCTCTGAGGGGGATTTATTAAATCTAAAAACTCTTGGGTTTAGAGGTGAGGCGCTCTCCTCAATTGCCTCAGTTTCCAGAATGATTATAACGACAGCCCTCCGTGGAGCTGAGGTCGGCACTTATGTTGAGATTTACGGAGGTGAGGTTAAATCCGTAAAAGAAAAAGCCTCCGTTGGCACAACTATTGAGGTCAGGGAGCTTTTTTACAACACACCGGCAAGAAAGAAGTTTCTTAAGAGCACACAGTCTGAGCTATATCACATAATGGATGTGGTGACACAGGCTGCGTTATCATACCCGGAGCGCAAGTTCATTCTCTATGTGGATGAGAAAAAGGTGCTTGAAGTCTCAACCTCCTCAGGCATCAGAGAGCGCATCATGCAGCTCTACGGCATGGAGTTTCTGGACGGGCTAATCGAGTTTAAACAAAATTCGTATGATGCCGATGTGTCAGGGTTTGTATCAAAAGAGGGAAACTATGCGCGCTCCCGCTCTCATCAGTACATTTTTGTAAATGGCCGCCCAATAAGAGATAATTACATTCGCCATGCTGTGTATCAGCCTTATAAGAGCATACTGCCTGAGGGGATGCACCCGCACTGTTTCCTCTACATGGGGGTTAAACCTGAGCGGGTGGATTATAACGTGCATCCGCAGAAATTTGAGGTACGGTTTTCTGAGCGTGAGACAATATATAAAGCAGTTCTCAGCGCAGTCTATAAAGCCGTAATTGGCAAAGACATGGAGACGGACACAAATCCCTCGTCAAGCAAAGGATATGAGGATTATAAAAGGCAGAGAGAATCAGCCGCAGCATCCGGCACACAGGGTTATTACAGTGGGTATAATGAGAAATTTGGAGGTGGTGATAAACCTAAAACCTCTGCTTCTGATGATAGTGCCTATAGCGATGATGCAAGGCAGCCTAATACGCTGCAGGCTGTGGAAAGCACGGGACTGCCGATAGCGTTTGAAGCAGGGCGCAGATTCCTATATCTTGGGGATGTCTTTGTTGCGTACGTGGATGGAGGAGGACTGTGTGTCGCTGACCATCATGCTTGTCATGAGAGGGTGCTTTATGAAAAGTTGAGGGACGGAGTTGGACTAATACGGCAAGGGATTTTGTTTCCCGTACAGGTGCAAGTAGCGGCACGGGAGTATGTGTTATTAAGCAACAGTTTACCGGCCTTAAGAGAGATGGCAATAGACATAGAGGCGTTTGGCTCAGATACGTTTATAATCAGAGCACTGCCTGATGGGCTTAAAGGAGCAGATATAGCTGCAATACTAACTGATATAGCTTCAAACCTTGTGGATTTTTCATCGGCTGGCTCACCTGTTGCTGAGATTAAAGAAAAAATAGCAAAACGAATAGCCTGTCACAGCTCAGTGCGTGGAAAAGTGGTGTTAAATGACTCAGAGATGTTTAACATGTTAAAAGACCTTGATAACTGCGGTGATCCAAACCATTGCCCGCACGGGCGCCCCACCAGAGTTTATCTGACGCTTGATAAGCTAAAAAAACTATTCAAACGGACATAA
- a CDS encoding Uma2 family endonuclease produces the protein MIMQTIETDLDLTEIINGEEIMGPSPFFQHQKIVSKLHLIIGLYAKINNLGEVHLSPLDVIFDEAVNRLQPDILFIRKENLSIAQDWIRGVPDMVCEIISPYSYEMDTEVKKAIYEKYKVPEYWIVMPEPQTIEILTIENDKYKLHSFAAIGGVVTSKVIAGLQVDISEIFE, from the coding sequence ATGATTATGCAGACTATTGAAACAGATTTAGACTTAACGGAAATCATTAATGGAGAGGAAATCATGGGGCCCAGTCCGTTTTTTCAACACCAAAAAATTGTCAGTAAATTACATCTTATTATAGGTCTATACGCTAAAATAAATAACTTAGGAGAGGTTCATCTATCTCCGCTTGATGTAATCTTTGATGAGGCTGTAAACAGGCTGCAGCCGGACATACTTTTTATCAGAAAAGAAAACCTTAGTATTGCCCAGGATTGGATAAGAGGCGTGCCAGACATGGTTTGTGAGATAATATCGCCATACAGCTATGAAATGGATACCGAAGTTAAAAAGGCAATATATGAGAAATACAAGGTGCCGGAATATTGGATAGTTATGCCGGAGCCGCAAACCATTGAGATTCTAACCATAGAAAACGATAAGTATAAGCTGCATTCCTTTGCTGCAATTGGAGGCGTTGTCACATCGAAGGTCATAGCGGGACTTCAGGTTGACATCAGTGAAATATTTGAGTAA